One Narcine bancroftii isolate sNarBan1 chromosome 3, sNarBan1.hap1, whole genome shotgun sequence DNA window includes the following coding sequences:
- the LOC138756860 gene encoding beta-1,3-galactosyltransferase 5-like, whose translation MTVGDVLMDLYRTKNVEYWGNQWRETQGWFAEVCRWTILKKSTLKVRYAHSTATSRMYPEYSQSTMHINKTNSSSSIRWLWTINLLGTQCGNRGLKVCWFLLLILCLIPVVLWIGVWASHRFDEPHCSSRLNSMSFMVRPTSRCERNPPFLILLVTSSPDQFEARSAIRQTWGSERYVGDHRSATYFLLGHGREWQNRILREGMLYGDIIQADFQDTYYNLTLKVLMGLKWLCCSCPSASFLLKTDSDMFVNTDYLMELLSQKPRTNLYTGMVWNQLKPIRNHASKWYISLKEYPAETYPPFCSGTGYVLSTDLACRVWEVSGTVPLFKLEDVYVGMCLAKLMVEPIQIHSRTVFHVGRVPFSVCLYRRLVTSHWVRPSEQLLIWRGMQVSADEKCPGDQ comes from the exons ATGACTGTGGGAGATGTTTTAATGGATTTGTACCGCACAAAGAATGTTGAATATTGGGGGAACCAGTGGCGAGAAACCCAGGGCTGGTTTGCCGAGGTTTGCCGATGGACGATCCTGAAGAAAAGTACACTGAAAGTTCGATATGCTCACTCAACTGCCACGTCCCGGATGTACCCAGAATATTCTCAGTCTACAATGCACATCAACAAAACGAATTCTT CAAGTTCAATCAGGTGGCTGTGGACAATTAATCTCCTGGGAACACAATGCGGCAACCGTGGTTTAAAGGTTTGTTGGTTCCTCCTTCTGATCTTGTGCCTGATCCCTGTGGTTCTGTGGATCGGTGTTTGGGCCAGCCACCGCTTCGACGAACCACACTGCTCTTCACGGTTAAACAGTATGTCCTTCATGGTGCGACCCACCTCCCGATGTGAGCGTAACCCTCCTTTTCTGATCCTTCTGGTTACTAGCTCCCCTGATCAGTTCGAAGCTCGGTCGGCCATCCGCCAGACTTGGGGAAGCGAGCGATATGTAGGTGACCACAGGTCGGCGACCTATTTTCTGCTGGGACACGGACGGGAGTGGCAGAATCGGATTTTGCGGGAGGGGATGTTGTATGGGGACATCATCCAGGCAGATTTCCAGGATACGTACTACAACCTGACCCTGAAGGTGCTAATGGGCCTGAAGTGGCTCTGCTGTTCCTGTCCCTCCGCCTCATTCCTGTTGAAGACAGACTCAGACATGTTCGTCAACACGGACTACCTGATGGAACTCTTGTCCCAGAAGCCCCGCACTAACCTCTACACGGGAATGGTCTGGAATCAGTTGAAACCCATCCGCAACCACGCCAGCAAATGGTACATCAGCTTGAAAGAGTACCCCGCCGAAACGTACCCACCCTTCTGTTCCGGGACCGGGTACGTCCTCTCCACTGACCTGGCCTGCCGTGTGTGGGAGGTCTCCGGAACGGTACCCCTATTTAAACTCGAGGATGTTTATGTGGGAATGTGCCTGGCGAAACTGATGGTGGAACCGATTCAAATCCACTCACGCACCGTCTTTCACGTGGGCAGGGTGCCGTTCTCTGTTTGTTTGTACCGACGGCTCGTTACCTCCCACTGGGTGAGACCATCTGAGCAGCTGCTCATTTGGAGAGGGATGCAGGTCTCAGCAGATGAGAAATGCCCGGGAGACCAGTGA